From Juglans regia cultivar Chandler chromosome 6, Walnut 2.0, whole genome shotgun sequence, the proteins below share one genomic window:
- the LOC109006195 gene encoding TPR repeat-containing thioredoxin TDX-like, producing MSNTRELFDTKNPNTSTQDDDGIIESDIELDVTDVVEPDDDTPQKMVNRSADVMEENCKAAQIAKSRAMEAIAQGKLDDAIDHLTEAIMLNPTSAILYSTRASVFAKLNKSNAAIRDADAALEINPDSAKGYKVRGMARAMFGQWEEAAKDLLPASKLDYDEEIGLVLKKVKDLVEPSAQRIEEHRRKYERLRKEREVKKAEFERQQQQAQEQDQDALSALNDGEVISIHSAGELEKKLNAATRTSRLAILYFTATWCGPCRFISPLYTGLAAKYPKVVFLKVDIDEAREVAGRWNVNSVPTFFFLKNGEEVDKVVGVDKDALERKIAQHAG from the exons ATGTCGAACACAAGGGAACTTTTTGAtacaaaaaatccaaatacTTCAACCCAGGATGATGATGGCATAATTGAGTCTGATATTGAGCTGGACGTTACTGATGTTGTGGAGCCTGATGATGATACTCCGCAAAAG ATGGTAAACCGTTCAGCAGATGTTATGGAAGAGAACTGCAAAGCTGCTCAAATAGCAAAATCAAGAGCTATGGAAGCTATTGCTCAAG GTAAACTGGATGACGCCATAGATCACCTAACAGAAGCAATCATGCTGAACCCAACTTCTGCAATATTATATTCCACTAGAG CTAGTGTCTTTGCCAAATTGAACAAATCAAATGCTGCAATTCGTGATGCTGATGCAGCTTTGGAG ATCAACCCTGACTCAGCAAAAGGATATAAAGTACGAGGAATGGCAAGGGCCATGTTTGGCCAGTGGGAAGAAGCAGCAAAGGATCTGCTTCCAGCGTCGAAGTTGGACTATGATGAGGAGATAGGTTTGGTGCTAAAAAAGGTAAAAGATCTTG TTGAACCAAGTGCCCAACGGATTGAAGAGCATCGCAGAAAGTATGAACGCTTGcgaaaagaaagggaagttaAAAAGGCTGAATTTGAGAGGCAACAACAGCAAGCTCAAGAGCAG GATCAAGATGCGTTGTCTGCTTTGAATGATG GGGAAGTTATTAGTATTCACTCTGCTGGTGAACTGGAAAAAAAGTTGAATGCTGCAACAAGGACATCTCGACTTGCAATCCTGTACTTCACTGCAACATGGTGTGGTCCCTGCCGTTTCATTTCACCCCTCTACACAGGCTTAGCTGCAAAGTACCCAAAAGTAGTTTTTTTGAAAGTCGACATAGATGAGGCCAGGGAAGTGGCTGGACGCTGGAATGTTAACAGTGTTCCAACTTTCTTCTTTCTAAAAAATGGGGAGGAAGTGGATAAGGTTGTTGGGGTTGACAAAGATGCACTTGAAAGGAAGATTGCACAGCATGCGGGCTAG